From one Ignavibacteria bacterium genomic stretch:
- a CDS encoding DUF218 domain-containing protein: MASAGQKNNAIAKRRICTSIILILLFDLVFLYLSKYSHKNLSILEFNPRSTGNILNFLFTLIPALGFAILFFYPEKIEIKKLYGLLFITLVMNIPLIFTLFIKEFNLPLPFKYLFGYPLENIYVALMFSIFQFLLFYLTAATWLIVFRNNNYLYLRSLLYSLFVIFVLVIGAFIHENEYEDNSEKYFKDGSRADVAVILGAAVYSKNRPSPIFASRIGKANNLYNAGMVKKLLVTGGNAPGEMSEAEVAYKYLVRYGVDPENIWIERKTSSTSEQIEYIKENLIDKRGLKKIIIVSDQFHLKRAMEMCDFYNVKADGIASGLRLSLEKLFFYKFRDSLALLLFWLFAL; encoded by the coding sequence ATGGCTTCAGCTGGACAAAAAAATAATGCCATTGCTAAAAGAAGGATATGCACGTCCATTATTCTTATATTGCTGTTCGACCTGGTATTCCTTTACCTGAGCAAGTATTCTCATAAGAATCTCTCAATATTGGAATTTAACCCCAGGAGCACGGGCAATATACTGAATTTCCTCTTTACACTGATCCCTGCCCTCGGCTTTGCAATTCTTTTTTTCTACCCCGAAAAAATAGAAATTAAAAAGCTCTACGGACTTTTATTTATTACGCTTGTTATGAATATTCCGCTTATATTTACTTTATTCATTAAAGAGTTTAATTTACCCCTGCCATTTAAATATTTATTCGGTTATCCTCTTGAGAATATTTATGTGGCCCTGATGTTTTCGATTTTTCAGTTTCTCCTGTTTTATCTGACTGCTGCAACCTGGCTGATTGTTTTCAGGAATAATAATTATTTGTACTTGCGTTCGTTATTGTATTCACTATTTGTTATTTTTGTACTGGTTATTGGCGCCTTTATTCATGAAAATGAATATGAGGATAATTCAGAGAAATATTTCAAGGACGGCTCGAGGGCTGATGTTGCCGTTATACTGGGCGCTGCGGTTTACTCGAAGAACAGACCCAGCCCTATTTTTGCCTCAAGAATAGGGAAGGCAAATAACCTCTACAACGCGGGAATGGTGAAAAAACTCCTCGTTACCGGCGGCAACGCTCCCGGCGAGATGAGCGAGGCTGAAGTAGCTTATAAGTATCTGGTCCGTTACGGCGTCGATCCCGAGAATATCTGGATCGAAAGAAAAACATCCTCAACTTCGGAACAGATTGAATATATTAAAGAAAACCTTATTGACAAAAGAGGACTTAAAAAAATTATTATTGTCTCCGATCAGTTCCACCTGAAACGGGCAATGGAAATGTGCGACTTTTATAACGTTAAAGCCGACGGAATAGCTTCCGGCTTGCGGCTTAGCCTCGAAAAGCTGTT
- a CDS encoding ABC transporter ATP-binding protein: MPLVELKNICFSYNSSSKDETEFQLNDIHLTIDDGEFISVLGPNGSGKSTLLKVITGLLKPSRGEITLLGRNYRNLSRKSLARAIAFVPQSSLAIFPFSIYEIVMMGRTPYLNMFGYEKKEDHDRVMEAIEMVDIAHLKDKGINEVSGGEAQRAFIARAIVQEPKLILLDEPNSHLDIKHQLSVFNLIKSLNEKKGLTVLSVSHDLNLAGFYSSRIILMKQGGIIEDDKTDRILTKENIYKIFEVNSEVGIDKDSQRVNVVIKPGYEK; the protein is encoded by the coding sequence ATGCCTCTGGTTGAATTAAAGAATATTTGCTTTTCCTATAATAGTTCTTCAAAGGATGAAACTGAATTTCAGCTCAACGACATCCACCTGACTATTGATGACGGGGAATTTATCTCCGTTCTGGGCCCAAATGGTTCGGGCAAATCTACCCTGTTGAAAGTAATTACCGGACTCTTAAAGCCTTCACGGGGTGAGATCACCCTTCTGGGGCGGAATTACAGGAACCTTTCCAGGAAATCTCTTGCCAGGGCAATAGCCTTTGTGCCTCAGTCATCGCTGGCTATTTTCCCATTTTCAATCTATGAAATTGTCATGATGGGGCGCACTCCGTACCTGAATATGTTCGGCTACGAGAAAAAAGAGGACCACGACCGCGTTATGGAAGCTATTGAAATGGTTGATATCGCTCACCTGAAGGACAAAGGAATCAATGAGGTCTCAGGCGGAGAGGCTCAAAGAGCTTTTATTGCCCGCGCAATCGTTCAGGAACCGAAACTCATACTGCTCGATGAACCAAATTCACACCTCGACATTAAACATCAGCTTTCAGTATTCAACCTGATCAAAAGCCTGAATGAAAAGAAGGGGCTTACTGTCCTGAGCGTTTCACACGACCTTAATCTCGCGGGCTTCTACAGCTCGAGGATCATACTGATGAAACAGGGGGGAATTATTGAGGACGACAAAACTGACAGAATCCTGACAAAGGAAAATATATACAAAATCTTTGAGGTAAATTCAGAGGTCGGAATAGACAAGGACTCACAAAGAGTAAATGTGGTCATTAAACCTGGTTATGAGAAATAA